A section of the Pochonia chlamydosporia 170 chromosome 2, whole genome shotgun sequence genome encodes:
- a CDS encoding mre11 DNA-binding presumed domain-containing protein — MTELTEADTIRILVATDNHVGYEERDAIRKDDSWRTFDEILNLARTEDVDMVLLAGDLFHDNKPSRKSLYQVMRTLRQNCLGMKPCPLEFLSDAATVFEGAFPHVNYEDPDINISIPVFSIHGNHDDPSGDGNYCSLDLLQAAGLLNYFGRVAEADNIEAKPILLQKGLTKLALFGLSNVRDERMFRTFRDHKVKWFRPNVQMGDWFNMLAVHQNHHAHTATSYLPENVLPDWLDLVVWGHEHECLIDPTQNPETGFHVMQPGSSVATSLVPGEAVQKHVAILSVTGKDFKVDKIPLKTVRPFVTRELVLAQDKRFKGLDKKKDNRQEVTRRLMEVVEEMIEEASADWEAIQTDEEALEERPLPLIRLKVEYTASEGGLFECENPQRFSNRFVGKVANTNDVVYFYRKKSSQRKATAALPDNVLEALADGADSVKVESLVQDFLSAQSLKVLPQGPFGDAVNQFVSKDDKHAMELFVSEHLTGQVKQLLGLESDDEDLNSAMEIYRTRIEQQVTSGPGRGMFHTERKRVLKPKPDTWDSDFDGNWEDEPGAWTYEAPTHDLSLTTTQEFGPSGRGRAEAEAGNEDISDDEPAPKATKRSTARGGKAATATKKAPARKAPAKGRGRKAVEQSEEEEEDVVMESDDEPPPPPKPATRGKRAATTRSAAATATKKTTTRGAAKSKQTKLDFSQKGAGGTQKSVEISDDEISDEDDAFEPAPPVTRRTRRR; from the exons ATGACGGAGCTTACAG AGGCCGATACGATTAGAATCCTAGTTGCAACGGATAACCATGTCGGCTACGAGGAGCGCGATGCCATTCGCAAAGATGATAGTTGGAGGACCTTTGACGAAATCCTGAACCTCGCCCGAACCGAAGAC GTCGACATGGTCCTACTAGCAGGCGATCTTTTCCACGATAATAAACCCTCTAGGAAATCTCTTTACCAAGTTATGCGCACACTACGGCAAAATTGCCTCGGCATGAAGCCGTGTCCGTTGGAGTTCCTCTCGGATGCCGCCACCGTGTTTGAGGGAGCATTCCCCCATGTCAATTACGAAGATCCCGACATCAACATTTCAATCCCTGTGTTCTCCATCCATGGCAACCATGATGACCCCTCTGGTGACGGCAATTACTGTTCGCTCGACTTGTTGCAAGCCGCAGGTTTACTCAATTACTTCGGACGGGTGGCTGAAGCTGATAATATCGAGGCTAAGCCAATTCTTCTGCAAAAGGGCCTTACGAAGTTGGCTCTGTTTGGGTTGAGCAACGTGCGCGACGAACGAATGTTTCGAACTTTCCGAGACCACAAAGTCAAGTGGTTCAGACCAAATGTGCAAATGGGCGACTGGTTCAACATGCTGGCTGTCCATCAGAACCACCACGCACACACCGCAACGTCTTATCTTCCCGAGAACGTACTACCAGattggcttgacttggtcgTTTGGGGACACGAACACGAATGCCTCATCGACCCGACACAGAACCCTGAGACTGGTTTTCACGTCATGCAACCGGGGTCTTCGGTGGCAACGTCGCTGGTACCGGGAGAAGCGGTGCAAAAGCACGTGGCGATTCTAAGCGTAACTGGGAAGGACTTCAAAGTTGATAAAATACCGTTAAAAACGGTGCGGCCATTTGTCACTCGAGAACTCGTCTTGGCTCAGGACAAGCGGTTCAAGGgcctggacaagaagaaagacaacaGACAAGAAGTGACTAGACGCTTGATGGAGGTTGTGGAAGAGATGATTGAGGAAGCGAGTGCCGATTGGGAGGCTATTCAAACGGACGAAGAGGCACTGGAAGAGCGGCCACTTCCTCTAATTCGGCTCAAGGTAGAGTACACAGCTTCAGAGGGCGGCCTGTTCGAATGCGAGAATCCTCAGCGCTTCTCGAATCGATTCGTCGGCAAGGTTGCCAATACAAACGATGTCGTATACTTTTATCGCAAAAAGTCATCGCAGC GCAAGGCAACTGCTGCCCTTCCCGACAACGTTCTAGAAGCCCTCGCCGACGGCGCAGACTCAGTCAAGGTTGAATCGCTGGTACAAGACTTCCTGTCCGCTCAATCTCTCAAAGTCTTACCGCAAGGTCCCTTTGGAGATGCCGTCAACCAGTTCGTttccaaggacgacaaaCATGCAATGGAGCTGTTTGTATCGGAGCATTTGACAGGTCAAgtgaagcagcttctcgGTCTCGaatccgacgacgaagatcTCAACAGTGCCATGGAAATATACAGAACAAGGATTGAGCAACAAGTGACTAGTGGGCCAGGTAGAGGAATGTTCCATACTGAAAGAAAACGCGTCCTGAAGCCAAAGCCCGACACTTGGGATAGTGATTTCGACGGCAATTGGGAAGATGAGCCGGGTGCTTGGACATACGAAGCCCCGACCCACGACCTGAGCCTCACCACAACACAAGAATTTGGACCATCTGGCCGAGGCAGGGCGGAAGCAGAAGCCGGTAACGAGGATATCTCTGACGACGAGCCAGCGCCAAAAGCTACGAAACGGTCAACGGCAAGAGGTGGTAAagcggccacggccacgaAGAAGGCACCGGCTCGGAAAGCTCCCGCCAAGGGACGGGGCCGCAAAGCCGTTGAGCAAagtgaggaagaggaggaggatgtggtcATGGAATCAGACGACGAGCCTCCACCTCCCCCAAAGCCAGCTACAAGAGGCAAACGAGCCGCAACTACGAGGAGCgcggcagcaacagcgacaAAAAAGACGACAACACGAGGCGCAGCGAAGTCGAAGCAAACAAAGCTGGATTTTTCACAAAAGGGTGCCGGCGGCACTCAGAAGTCTGTGGAAATtagtgatgatgagatctctgacgaagacgatgcaTTCGAGCCTGCGCCGCCTGTcacaagaagaacaaggagaCGGTGA
- a CDS encoding cyclin-like F-box (similar to Metarhizium robertsii ARSEF 23 XP_007824523.1) yields MEVSDPSKTLGQSTTPITLQPIIQDLVRTRFAVPGSIFLVEHVQITPLTETGRWQVIRLLLGDGDLCIQAILGDAMHRFVHSQEIAVGSYVCVQDSQLRLRNTGSGEDDVKQMVYLVVLDLKTIGWNDKVRRMHAQQRDHAVDKRDPEFVDKGKSPIRPLASTPEASTPSTPTKPASLRSSQRRRDKEDFEEDDMEDAFEEFEALTFPVKKTQAQQPRQSPSKPTGHKTSTKPSLPIALPKDWHDLQTPLKLTTLRAIPNLPYRQNWTCNVLAIIAHLSPVESSTLPPYQQRTARITDPSTAKQVHLTVFLDPAEFAPKVGSAVLLTGVKNHRFDGGSLKKYASDRGLGKWWFEDPWDLAWCDVRGIKDWWAEMEAYFASQMSEEVIGEES; encoded by the coding sequence ATGGAAGTTAGCGATCCCTCCAAAACCCTCGGCCAATCCACAACACCCATCACCCTACAACCCATCATCCAAGACCTCGTGCGCACTCGCTTCGCCGTCCCCGGatccatcttcctcgtcgaaCATGTGCAAATCACGCCTCTCACCGAAACCGGTCGCTGGCAAGTCATCCGTCTGCTCCTCGGCGACGGCGACCTCTGCATCCAGGCTATTCTGGGAGACGCGATGCACCGGTTTGTGCACTCGCAGGAAATCGCAGTCGGTAGCTACGTGTGCGTGCAAGACTCCCAGCTGCGGCTGAGGAACACCGGCTCGGGAGAAGACGACGTGAAGCAAATGGTTTACTTGGTagtcttggacttgaagaCCATTGGATGGAATGACAAAGTGCGGCGAATGCACGCTCAGCAACGGGATCATGCTGTGGACAAACGTGACCCTGAGTTTGTCGACAAAGGAAAGTCGCCCATCAGACCATTAGCTTCTACGCCTGAAGCATCGACACCCAGCACACCTACGAAGCCTGCCTCTCTACGAAGCAGCCAAAGACGGAGAGATAAGGAGGACTTTGAAGAGGACGACATGGAAGATGCATTTGAAGAATTCGAGGCCCTCACTTTCCCCGTCAAGAAGAcacaagcacagcaaccACGACAATCACCATCCAAACCCACCGGACACAAGACTTCCACCAAGCCGTCTCTGCCAATCGCCCTTCCCAAAGATTGGCATGACCTCCAAACACCACTCAAACTGACCACCTTGCGCGCGATCCCGAATCTGCCCTACCGCCAAAACTGGACGTGCAATGtgctcgccatcatcgcACATCTATCCCCTGTTGAATCGTCCACCTTACCCCCATACCAGCAGCGCACTGCCCGCATAACTGATCCCTCGACCGCAAAACAGGTTCATCTGACTGTGTTTTTGGACCCGGCCGAGTTCGCTCCCAAGGTTGGCAGCGCCGTGCTGTTGACTGGTGTTAAGAATCACAGATTTGACGGGGGCAGCTTGAAAAAGTATGCCAGCGATAGAGGCTTGGGGAAGTGGTGGTTTGAGGACCCCTGGGACTTGGCGTGGTGTGATGTGAGAGGCATCAAGGATTGGTGGGCCGAGATGGAAGCCTATTTTGCCAGTCAAATGTCTGAGGAGGTCATTGGTGAGGAGAGCTGA
- a CDS encoding mitochondrial-processing peptidase subunit alpha protein (similar to Eutypa lata UCREL1 XP_007792959.1), translating to MTVNPVLKRILIGTGLVLTLLFFLKEPLRRLPYQYAHRQVNKTVTHQIEDGIKTPENMLSEVRQWQEETKVKKIVGLVFYGRRQQASILDCYLKRNLAKNGGVLDEVIWLQRTKDNADLAFLDKLMSSETSYSRVDVERIEGGFASAYDVIDDDILYVKVDTDIVYIEDTTILSMVHTRAVRPEYYVVGANVINQPLSSWLHWGLGAVRPYLPENKTYGAKHEQSQGSVDWRASVLPQWSAPKDFDIAGWSPPEGRKHRWLPVPNRVNDHILDGTPILTTTYDAHTSSGWWNWIVGAQQHYSFFENLEKDELWRYRFHTWDYRDLRMGIQLIAITGRDINIAKPIAQDDEDYFCVQMPRKLGRTAVAAGGGVASHFSFSAQKDGMDTTDILDRYRSYAQEKICNGPMLWTSEADDTLL from the exons ATGACTGTCAATCCGGTGCTAAAGCGAATCTTGATAGGTACTGGACTCGTCCTCacattgctcttcttcctcaaagaGCCGTTGCGGCGACTACCATATCAGTATGCACACCGGCAAGTCAACAAAACCGTTACGCACCAAATTGAAGATGGCATAAAGACCCCTGAGAATATGTTGTCGGAGGTAAGGCAATGGCAAGAGGAGACTAAGGTGAAGAAAATAGTCGGTCTGGTCTTCTACGGGAGACGCCAACAAGCCTCTATTTTGGACTGTTACCTCAAA CGCAACCTTGCAAAGAATGGGGGagttcttgatgaggttATTTGGCTGCAACGGACAAAAGACAATGCCGACTTGGCTTTTCTGGACAAGCTTATGAGTTCCGAAACAAGCTACTCGAGGGTTGATGTAGAACGCATAGAAGGGGGATTTGCGAGCGCATACGACGTAATCGACGACGACATCTTGTATGTAAAGGTGGACACGGACATT GTTTATATTGAAGATACTACAATATTGTCCATGGTTCATACCCGCGCTGTTCGACCGGAATACTACGTTGTTGGTGCCAACGTTATCAACCAACCTCTAAGTAGTTGGCTACACTGGGGCCTGGGAGCTGTACGGCCATATTTACCAGAGAACAAAACATACGGGGCTAAGCACGAGCAAAGCCAAGGGTCTGTCGACTGGCGTGCTTCGGTCCTACCACAATGGAGCGCACCAAAGGATTTCGATATCGCAGGATGGTCTCCACCAGAGGGTCGAAAGCATCGATGGCTTCCTGTTCCCAATCGCGTCAATGACCACATTCTTGACGGGACACCTATTCTTACGACAACGTACGACGCCCATACGAGCTCGGGGTGGTGGAACTGGATAGTCGGCGCGCAGCAGCACTACAGCTTTTTTGAGAACTTGGAAAAGGATGAACTATGGCGGTATCGGTTTCATACCTGGGACTACCGGGACCTGCGAATGGGGATACAATTGATCGCAATCACTGGTAGAGATATCAATATTGCCAAGCCAATTGcccaagatgacgaggactATTTCTGTGTCCAAATGCCGAGGAAATTGGGACGAA CTGCGGTTGCTGCTGGGGGAGGTGTTGCATCTCATTTCAGCTTTAGTGCCCAAAAAGATGGTATGGACACGACGGATATATTGGACAGGTATCGATCATATGCGCAGGAAAAGATCTGCAATGGTCCGATGCTATGGACTTCCGAGGCAGATGACACACTGTTGTAA
- a CDS encoding cupin domain-containing protein (similar to Metarhizium robertsii ARSEF 23 XP_007822922.1) yields the protein MEQGRIVPDPPKYDKTRPFPQIELAFNNKLPNSPGKSSVGLLVTFPPNASTPPHRHAGASVSAYVLKGTLLNKMNDGPTKVFGKGGTWFEAPGCHHKVSDNYSATEEAQLLATFVIDSEVIEKGGVEALVEIDEEYLDAKV from the exons ATGGAACAAGGCCGCATCGTCCCAGATCCTCCCAAATATGACAAAAC TCGTCCCTTTCCTCAGATTGAACTAGCCTTCAATAATAAGCTGCCAAACAGCCCTGGAAAATCCAGCGTCGGACTTCTCGTCACCTTTCCCCCAAATGCATCAACCCCTCCTCACAGACACGCGGGGGCTTCCGTCTCGGCATACGTGCTCAAAGGTACTCTTCTCAATAAAATGAATGATGGACCTACCAAGGTTTTCGGAAAGGGTGGGACTTGGTTCGAGGCTCCTGGTTGTCACCACAAGGTGAGCGATAATTACAGCGCCACCGAGGAAGCTCAACTGCTTGCTACCTTTGTTATCGACTCGGAAGTAATTGAAAAGGGCGGTGTGGAAGCGttggttgagattgatgaggaGTATCTAGATGCCAAGGTTTGA
- a CDS encoding Zn(2)-C6 fungal-type DNA-binding domain-containing protein (similar to Metarhizium robertsii ARSEF 23 XP_007824521.1), translated as MDDDTRLLPSVSALRESFGDGKPPEISRKITACVACRRQKIKCHMANGKAPCSRCKKRSLPCTVNRSLQMLLEDDISWKQEIGQKVQRLEYAISTMVEKLNMPELRDLFSEQAELSAMFGNNRRTLPKLSNDNDQNSHDQPWEITVDPQCEPSSMPASCIAQVPGNGVVAVDPSRKLNLVSKGLITMEEARILFAVYQDRLDHLLYRILGDDTTLESAMESSSLLTAAVCTVGALHSVQLGHLYDACLAELKVLFTTESLSRQHNMDDVRGLCIGGFWLSSLSWASSGSAVRVASEIQLHHAIYKALDGDRDAYIKTRLYYHVYVCDHHTSVLYGRPPMSHGCASINSTMKFLETEHAVEDDVRLVSQVKIWSIYSDIFNCFGTETGKPVASSQLPQLRRFAIALDTWYADWRERFKPNKKVGNYPAKGVGLHFNFAKLYLCSHAFRGLHTSPSPTLVPELEEVANTAVICATSILGALNTDEEIQLLLNGLSLCFDMMITFAVVFLLKVVTKYPNTIWMDKARILDIVNQTIGILRNGATSMNQKHLLVSVTPALSKLVKKVQETPPTTTRTEIGLAHTPLSPDPSIPRQSDIDWMQNFGSFENFDFHAMLPDPNSWSVDLDFGGAMEQPCQD; from the exons ATGGACGACGATACCCGGCTCTTGCCTAGTGTCTCAGCACTGAGAGAGTCatttggtgatggaaagCCGCCAGAAATTAGTAGAAAGATCACAGCCTGTGTTGCTTGTCGCAGGCAAAAG ATCAAATGCCACATGGCAAATGGCAAGGCGCCATGCAGCAGGTGCAAGAAACGATCCTTGCCATGCACAGTCAACCGCAGTTTACAGATGCTATTAGAAGATGATATCAG TTGGAAACAAGAAATTGGACAAAAGGTGCAACGTTTAGAGTACGCCATCAGTACCATGGTAGAAAAGCTCAACATGCCTGAATTACGCGATCTATTCAGTGAACAGGCCGAGCTGagtgccatgtttggcaaTAACCGGCGCACACTCCCCAAACTTAGCAATGACAACGATCAAAATTCCCATGATCAGCCATGGGAAATAACAGTTGATCCACAGTGTGAGCCCTCTTCGATGCCGGCATCGTGTATCGCCCAAGTACCAGGCAACGGGGTTGTGGCAGTTGACCCATCACGAAAGCTTAATCTTGTGTCCAAAGGGCTGATCACGATGGAGGAAGCAAGGATCTTGTTTGCGGTTTATCAAGATCGATTAGATCACTTGCTATACCGAATTTTGGGGGACGATACCACTTTAGAGTCAGCCATGGAGAGTTCGTCACTGCTCACAGCGGCAGTATGTACCGTCGGGGCATTACATTCGGTACAACTTGGTCATCTCTACGACGCATGCCTCGCTGAGCTAAAAGTGCTCTTCACCACCGAGTCTCTATCCCGGCAACACAATATGGATGATGTTCGGGGCCTCTGCATTGGGGGATTCTGGCTCAGCAGCCTCTCGTGGGCATCATCAGGCTCGG CCGTGCGAGTAGCGTCCGAGATTCAACTTCACCACGCAATCTACAAAGCCCTCGACGGTGACAGAGACGCATACATCAAGACTCGGCTGTATTACCATGTGTATGTCTGTGATCACCACACTTCCGTCTTATACGGCCGCCCGCCAATGTCACACGGATGTGCCAGTATCAATTCCACCATGAAATTCCTCGAGACTGAACACGCCGTCGAAGATGACGTGCGGCTTGTGTCTCAGGTAAAAATATGGTCCATCTACAGTGACATTTTCAACTGTTTTGGTACAGAGACCGGCAAACCAGTCGCATCATCACAACTTCCTCAACTTCGACGCTTCGCCATCGCTCTGGACACATGGTACGCCGACTGGCGGGAAAGATTCAAACCGAATAAAAAAGTCGGCAACTATCCTGCCAAAGGAGTTGGACTTCACTTCAACTTTGCGAAACTATATCTATGTTCCCACGCTTTCCGGGGTCTccacacatcaccatcaccaacgtTGGTGCCCGAGCTGGAAGAGGTTGCCAATACCGCGGTGATTTGTGCTACGTCAATTTTAGGCGCTTTGAACACGGACGAAGAAATCCAATTGCTACTCAACGGCCTATCACTGTGCTTTGACATGATGATAACCTTTGCAGTGGTGTTCCTACTCAAGGTGGTCACCAAATACCCCAACACAATCTGGATGGACAAGGCCAGGATTCTGGATATTGTGAATCAGACGATTGGCATCCTGCGAAATGGCGCAACTTCGATGAATCAGAAGCACTTACTCGTTTCAGTTACCCCGGCTCTGAGTAAACTAGTGAAAAAAGTTCAAGAAACACCGCCGACCACGACCAGGACGGAGATAGGACTGGCGCATACTCCATTGTCGCCTGACCCGTCAATCCCAAGACAGAGTGATATTGACTGGATGCAAAATTTTGGAAGCTTTGAGAATTTCGACTTTCATGCCATGCTGCCAGATCCGAACTCCTGGTCGGTGGACTTGGATTTTGGCGGTGCTATGGAGCAGCCTTGCCAGGATTGA
- a CDS encoding benzoate 4-monooxygenase cytochrome P450 (similar to Aspergillus niger CBS 513.88 XP_001390427.1) — MAASNTREMDVWGIELAYRVLNVSIIPGAFLILTCLYFIRNIYFHPLSEHPGPRLWAATRLPWCWHQYRGNLNHRLQELHEQYGTAVRVAPDEISYISATAWRTIYGQRSVEMPKDPNFSLLTPSGVQNILTADRKTHTRQRRLLSHAFSEKALREQEPILQTYCTKLCAQLEERCSSGPVDLFDWYTFATFDLVGDLAFGQSFGCLETGVASPFVESIKTGSQELMVNQMLRYYHIMFLRPLFALLGPSSTTGSRAANMRRAAETVRCRLARGPTADRKDFWHHVLTHIAENEGGIRDAKTTMSEAEMYANAFSISIAGSEGTATTLSGATFLLLRHPDAHRRLVDEIRGNFAAETDITASNTAEKLPFLSAVLNESVRLYPPVAITLPRRVPANGEVIDGRFVPAGYTVGVNHLACYRSGSNFEDAGAFRPERWLDGCGTDSHECFKPFSHGPRACLGKNLAWAELRLILARVLWRFDMELVETNENLSWLDNQKIWGFWAKPPLLCRLVPARK; from the exons ATGGCAGCCAGCAATACAAGGGAGATGGATGTTTGGGGCATTGAATTAGCCTATAGAGTTTTGAATGTCTCTATTATCCCAGGGGCTTTCCTCATTCTC ACATGTCTTTATTTCATCCGAAACATTTACTTCCATCCTCTTAGCGAGCACCCCGGACCGAGACTCTGGGCGGCAACTCGACtgccatggtgctggcacCAATACCGAGGCAATTTGAACCACCGCCTGCAAGAGCTCCACGAACAATACGGGACGGCGGTGAGGGTAGCTCCTGACGAGATCTCATATATCTCAGCCACGGCTTGGAGGACGATATACGGACAGAGATCCGTTGAGATGCCTAAAGATCCTAACTTCTCTCTTCTCACACCTTCAGGTGTGCAAA ACATCCTCACAGCAGACCGCAAAACACATACGCGCCAGCGACGCCTGCTGTCGCATGCCTTTTCGGAGAAGGCGTTGCGGGAACAGGAACCCATCCTGCAGACCTACTGCACGAAGTTGTGTGCCCAGCTAGAAGAGCGCTGCAGCAGCGGCCCGGTCGACCTCTTTGACTGGTACACATTTGCTA CGTTTGACCTCGTTGGTGACCTTGCTTTTGGCCAGAGCTTCGGCTGTCTCGAGACGGGCGTGGCTTCGCCATTCGTTGAGTCTATCAAGACGGGCTCTCAGGAGCTAATGGTGAATCAAATGCTGCGCTATTACCATATAATGTTTCTTCGTCCGCTATTTGCTTTACTGGGACCATCTAGCACGACAGGCTCGCGAGCGGCCAATATGCGCCGCGCTGCAGAAACAGTCCGTTGTCGTTTAGCTCGTGGTCCGACGGCAGACCGTAAGGATTTTTGGCACCACGTCCTAACGCACATCGCCGAGAACGAAGGCGGCATTCGCGACGCCAAGACGACTATGTCAGAAGCAGAAATGTATGCTAACGCCTtctccatcagcatcgcTGGGTCCGAAGGCACAGCAACGACTCTATCTGGTGCTACGTTCCTCCTATTGCGACACCCAGACGCTCATCGGAGGTTGGTCGACGAAATACGCGGAAATTTTGCTGCTGAGACGGACATCACAGCATCGAATACGGCCGAAAAGCTCCCCTTCCTCAGTGCCGTTCTGAATGAGTCGGTACGCCTATACCCACCGGTCGCTATCACGCTCCCACGCCGTGTACCCGCCAATGGGGAGGTTATTGACGGCCGATTTGTGCCCGCTGGCTATACCGTGGGTGTGAATCACTTGGCATGCTACCGCTCGGGCTCTAATTTCGAAGACGCAGGCGCATTTCGGCCTGAGCGGTGGCTCGATGGATGTGGTACCGATTCCCACGAATGCTTCAAGCCTTTTTCACATGGCCCCCGTGCCTGTCTTGGGAAGAACTTGGCCTGGGCCGAGCTCAGGCTCATTCTGG
- a CDS encoding monooxygenase (similar to Talaromyces marneffei ATCC 18224 XP_002145788.1), whose translation MDARDTHVIVVGAGITGLLICQALKKASIRFSIFEREETLNYRSNEWTMAIHWALPLLKEILPEELFAKMDEIACNPIVGIHSGLYPIINGETGELITGVPYENGLRVPRSRMRALASEGINVQYGKRVTDIAFNESGKGVICSFSDGTMVSGTMIIGADGPKSTVRQVAMGSEEKAAVTKFPIFHTNMTVCYHDAEKAQMVRRQYPTSYLALSQRSFHAFQSISSMPEGPDHPESWIFHMAMAWLSEGNNDLSYKDRLALIKERAAGMGEPARSAFMWLPDDTEVHRADISYWVTQAWDNRQGRITLLGDAAHPMPPYRGQGLNHCIKDVSLLSGILKTAFGSTTTTNSLAEGVMRYEEEMIPRGAEEVRCSVENGLLLHDWKKIQESPVFRRGFKPMDGHGDAVAGAGAGAGKDISDHARVQKKRDAELAGTPPTAIY comes from the exons ATGGATGCCCGAGATACTCATGTCATTGTCGTTGGCGCTG GAATAACCGGCCTCTTGATCTGCcaggcgttgaagaag GCCAGCATAAGATTTTCCATTTTTGAGAGGGAAGAGACATTGAATTATCGTAGCAATGAGTGGACAATGGCAATTCACTGGGCTCTACCTCTTCTCAAAGAAATTCTCCCCGAGGAACTCTTCGCGAAAATGGATGAAATTGCTTGCAATCCCATAGTCGGGATTCATTCTGGTCTCTATCCCATTATAAACGGCGAGACAGGTGAGCTCATAACCGGTGTGCCGTACGAGAATGGGTTGCGAGTACCCCGAAGTCGAATGAGAGCGTTGGCCTCTGAAGGAATCAATGTCCAG TACGGCAAACGTGTGACGGATATTGCGTTCAACGAGAGCGGGAAAGGTGTTATATGCAGCTTCTCTGATGGAACCATGGTCAGTGGAACCATGATTATCGGCGCTGATGGTCCAAAATCCACAGTTCGCCAAGTTGCAATGGGCAGCGAGGAAAAAGCAGCCGTGACAAAGTTTCCTATCTTCCACACTAACATGACTGTTTGTTACCACGATGCCGAGAAAGCTCAGATGGTCCGACGGCAATACCCAACTAGTTATTTGGCGTTGAGTCAGCGTTCCTTCCATGCATTCCAATCAA TTTCGAGCATGCCCGAAGGGCCTGATCACCCCGAGTCCTGGATTTTCcacatggccatggcatggcttAGTGAGGGCAACAATGACTTGAGCTATAAAGATCGTCTGGCTCTGATCAAAGAGCGTGCTGCCGGCATGGGAGAACCTGCGCGTTCGGCGTTCATGTGGCTTCCTGATGACACCGAGGTACACAGAGCCGATATCAGCTACTGGGTCACACAGGCCTGGGATAATCGGCAAGGTCGTATTACGCTTCTCGGAGACGCTGCGCATCCAATGCCTCCGT ATCGTGGCCAGGGGTTGAACCACTGCATAAAGGACGTCTCGCTCCTTTCTGGGATTCTCAAGACAGCGTTTGGTagcaccaccacaacaaaTTCGCTCGCTGAGGGCGTGATGAGATacgaggaggagatgatcCCTCGCGGAGCAGAAGAGGTCCGCTGCTCCGTAGAAAACggtctgctgctgcatgacTGGAAGAAGATCCAGGAGAGCCCCGTTTTTCGCCGCGGCTTCAAGCCCATGGATGGTCACGGTGACGCCgtcgctggtgctggtgccgGCGCTGGAAAAGATATTAGCGACCATGCGCGAGTGCAGAAGAAACGGGATGCTGAGTTAGCTGGTACTCCACCTACGGCCATTTATTAA